A DNA window from Camelina sativa cultivar DH55 chromosome 17, Cs, whole genome shotgun sequence contains the following coding sequences:
- the LOC104756767 gene encoding inositol-phosphate phosphatase-like, with amino-acid sequence MLWLVILLLIWVIRKWFYETKHVEHKGQLDLVIETDKGCEELVFNHLRQLFPNHKFIGEETAAAFGVTELTDEPTLIVDPLDGTTNFVHGFPFVCVSIGLTIGKVPVVGVVFNPIMDEVDLVTETDKDVKISSLIISSSFSQPQDS; translated from the exons ATGTTGTGGCTGGTGATTTTACTGCTGATATgg GTCATTCGTAAATGGTTTTACGAGACCAAACATGTTGAACACAAAGGccag cTGGATTTGGTGATTGAGACTGATAAAGGATGTGAAGAACTCGTGTTTAATCATCTCAGGCAGCTTTTTCCCAACCACAAG TtcattggagaagaaactgcAGCTGCCTTCGGTGTGACTGAACTGACTGATGAACCAACTTTGATTGTTGATCCTCTTGATGGAACTACTAATTTCGTTCACGG GTTcccttttgtgtgtgtttccatTGGACTTACCATCGGAAAAGTCCCAGTGGTTGGCGTTGTTTTCAATCCGATTATGGATGAG GTGGATTTGGTGACAGAGACCGATAAGGATGTGAAGATTTCGTCTTTAATCATCTCAAGCAGCTTTTCCCAACCACAAG ACTCTTGA
- the LOC104756768 gene encoding uncharacterized protein At1g24010-like, whose amino-acid sequence MTRGGYLSVEFDIKSPAYRFCVGYMLIAKPIIDKVSTEEVEVDLPSEKKKVRLRMEGFQIPEWFKTLAIPFIRSTIDREEAKSRNPDYYKKLDCSKEP is encoded by the exons atgaCACGAGGAGGATATCTCTCTGTTGAGTTTGATATCAAGTCTCCGGCGTATAGATTCTGTGTAGGTTACATGCTGATAGCGAAACCCATTATAGACAAAG TTTCGACTGAGGAGGTAGAGGTTGATCTACCTTCGGAGAAGAAAAAGGTTCGGCTAAGAATGGAGGGCTTTCAGATCCCGGAGTGGTTCAAGACGCTCGCTATACCTTTCATCCGCAGTACTATTGATCGTGAAGAGGCAAAGTCGCGAAACCCAGATTACTACAAGAAGCTCGATTGCTCGAAGGAACCATGA